A genomic segment from Papilio machaon chromosome 10, ilPapMach1.1, whole genome shotgun sequence encodes:
- the LOC106717541 gene encoding zinc finger protein 271 isoform X2, with translation MNTEHHSINTGGGQPPGNSESQNQRVSSSQQQQQSSNNLPPTTSATDLRVNSAAVNVALSSVAKYWVFTNLFPGPIPQVSVYGLPPNARLENGKPVQELSQAHAGLLNGDPNLILGQHSGQPQLSVSGPSGQQIPVTQIIATQLQSGQPHESLGAHSQQQDHNTQQNAGNTSQGSVSTSQPSHQQVPNNRVDFIQHHNTDMGHHSQQQHTMQQQQQLMATNRDHANQQIQLTVSEDGIVTVVEPGGGKVVDKEEMHDSIKMPTDHTLTVHQLQQIVGHHQVIDSVVRIEQATGEPANILVTQNPDGTTSIETSASEQLIVKDEKNVAKIESTQFAIPADIKDIKGLDLKSVGSMGMEGAVVKISAGASEHDLHAMYKVNVEDLSHLLAYHEVFGKLNPEGQPQPKSSTLQPINEVDEAGTSAAIAESDTSPGHHSCDICGKIFQFRYQLIVHRRYHGESKPYTCQVCGTAFANAMELSRHGKCHLAGDPAERQTKRLTQDKPYACTTCHKAFSRKEHLDNHVRSHTGETPYRCQFCAKTFTRKEHMVNHVRKHTGETPHRCDICKKSFTRKEHFMNHVMWHTGETPHHCHICLKKYTRKEHLVNHMRSHTNDTPFRCELCGKSFTRKEHYTNHILWHTGETPHRCDFCSKTFTRKEHLLNHVRQHTGESPHRCSFCAKSFTRREHLVNHVRQHTGETPFQCGYCPKAFTRKDHLVNHVRQHTGESPHKCSYCTKTFTRKEHLTNHVRQHTGESPHRCTYCAKSFTRKEHLANHTRQHTGETPHKCTYCTRSFARKEHLTNHVRQHTGDMPHPCSYCNKRFTRKEHLVNHVRLHTGETPFKCTYCTKEFSRKEHLTNHVHQHTGETPHKCPFCTKTYSRKEHLTNHVRIHTGESPHRCEYCDKTFTRKEHLINHLKQHTGDTPHACKVCSKPFTRKEHLMTHMRAHNCGERPYSCGECGKSFPLKGNLLFHERSHQKGGGNRPFRCDVCSKDFICKGHLVSHQRTHQAAGEAAAGEQPAAPEPCDKDTADRTERKHDIRATTNESRPTEEEVAQSQQNNAVMQITSQVRGGTSSASGVSTFPHTSSAQHHTGGVAHHPVTVNY, from the exons ATGAATACAGAACATCACAGTATCAATACGGGTGGTGGCCAACCTCCTGGTAACTCGGAG TCTCAAAATCAAAGAGTATCATCTtcccagcaacaacaacaatcAAGTAATAATCTGCCTCCCACTACTTCTGCTACCGACCTACGAGTTAATTCGGCAGCTGTTAACGTTGCTTTGTCCAGTGTCGCTAAGTATTGGGTGTTTACAAATCTTTTTCCCGGGCCAATACCTCAGGTTTCCGTGTATGGCCTGCCACCTAATGCTAGGCTTGAAAATGGAAAACCTGTGCAG GAACTAAGCCAAGCTCACGCAGGACTGCTGAATGGTGACCCTAACCTTATTCTCGGTCAGCACAGTGGGCAACCGCAGCTATCCGTATCAGGACCAAGTGGCCAACAAATACCTGTCACTCAAATCATTGCAACACAATTGCAATCTGGACAGCCACATg AATCATTGGGGGCGCACAGTCAACAGCAAGATCACAATACTCAGCAGAACGCTGGAAATACAAGCCAAGGCTCGGTTAGCACGAGCCAGCCCTCTCACCAGCAGGTACCCAATAATCGGGTCGACTTTATACAACACCATAACACTGATATG GGTCATCATTCCCAACAACAACATACaatgcaacaacaacaacagctCATGGCAACCAATCGTGACCATGCAAATCAACAG ATACAGCTAACAGTTAGCGAAGATGGCATTGTCACTGTGGTGGAGCCAGGCGGAGGAAAAGTTGTGGACAAAGAGGAGATGCATGACTCGATCAAAATGCCCACAGACCACACGCTGACCGTTCATCAGCTGCAGCAGATTGTCGGACATCATCAg GTGATAGACAGCGTTGTTCGTATAGAACAAGCGACAGGTGAACCCGCTAATATACTTGTGACCCAAAACCCTGATGGGACCACATCTATAGAGACCAGCGCATCTGAACAGCTTATAGTGAAAGACGAGAAAAACGTTGCAAAAATTGAATCCACACAATTTGCAATACCCGCCGATATTAAGGACATCAAGGGACTTGACTTAAAG AGTGTGGGATCAATGGGTATGGAGGGAGCGGTTGTGAAAATATCAGCGGGCGCCTCAGAACACGACTTGCATGCAATGTATAAAGTTAATGTTGAGGACCTCTCACATCTGTTGGCTTACCATGAAGTTTTTGGTAAACTCAATCCCGAGGGCCAACCTCAACCTAAG TCATCAACGTTACAGCCTATAAACGAAGTGGACGAAGCGGGAACTAGCGCTGCCATAGCTGAATCTGATACATCCCCTGGACACCATTCCTGTGACATTTGTGGCAAGATATTCCAGTTCCGATACCAACTTATTGTCCACAG ACGTTATCACGGCGAGAGCAAACCTTATACATGTCAAGTTTGCGGCACCGCATTTGCTAATGCCATGGAACTTTCTAGACACGGAAAATGTCATCttg CTGGGGATCCCGCAGAGAGACAAACCAAACGGCTGACTCAAGACAAGCCATACGCCTGCACAACTTGCCACAAAGCGTTCTCACGTAAGGAGCACTTGGACAACCATGTACGAAGCCACACTGGAGAAACACCTTACAG ATGTCAGTTTTGTGCGAAGACATTCACTCGCAAGGAACACATGGTGAATCACGTGCGCAAGCACACGGGAGAGACGCCGCACCGCTGTGACATCTGCAAGAAGAGCTTCACTCGCAAGGAACACTTCATGAACCACGTCATGTGGCACACAG GTGAAACGCCGCATCATTGTCACATATGTTTGAAGAAGTATACTAGGAAGGAGCATTTAGTGAATCATATGCGATCTCACACGAATGATACACCGTTCCGATGTGAACTATGTGGCAAGTCCTTCACCAGAAAGGAACATTACACCAATCACATTCTGTGGCATACTG GCGAGACACCGCATCGTTGTGACTTCTGTTCAAAAACGTTCACCCGCAAGGAGCACTTATTGAACCACGTGCGGCAACACACGGGCGAGTCACCGCATCGCTGCAGCTTCTGCGCCAAGTCCTTCACGCGCCGCGAACACCTCGTCAACCATGTGCGCCAGCACACTGGAGAGACGCCTTTTCAGTGCGGCTACTGTCCCAAGGCATTCACCAGGAAAGATCACTTAG TGAACCACGTCCGTCAGCACACCGGAGAGTCTCCTCACAAATGTTCTTACTGCACGAAGACGTTCACCCGCAAGGAGCACCTCACGAACCACGTGCGACAGCACACGGGCGAGTCGCCTCACCGCTGTACTTACTGCGCCAAGTCCTTCACCAGGAAGGAGCACCTCGCCAACCACACCAG ACAGCATACGGGCGAAACTCCTCACAAGTGCACGTACTGCACGCGGTCGTTCGCGCGCAAGGAGCACCTCACGAACCACGTGCGCCAGCACACGGGCGACATGCCGCATCCCTGCTCCTACTGCAACAAGCGGTTCACGCGCAAGGAGCACCTCGTCAACCACGTGCG ATTGCATACGGGCGAGACTCCGTTCAAGTGCACGTATTGTACGAAGGAGTTCTCCCGCAAGGAGCACCTGACCAACCACGTGCACCAGCACACCGGGGAGACGCCTCACAAGTGCCCTTTCTGCACCAAGACATACTCCCGCAAGGAGCATTTGACCAACCACGTCAG AATCCACACCGGGGAGTCGCCGCACCGGTGCGAGTACTGCGACAAGACGTTCACGCGCAAGGAGCACCTCATCAACCATCTGAAGCAGCACACGGGCGACACGCCGCACGCCTGCAAGGTCTGCTCCAAGCCATTCACCAGGAAGGAGCATCTTATGACCCATATGAG AGCACACAACTGCGGCGAGAGACCGTACTCGTGTGGTGAGTGCGGCAAGTCCTTCCCCTTGAAAGGCAACCTGCTGTTCCACGAGCGGTCGCATCAAAAGGGCGGCGGTAACAGACCCTTCAGATGCGATGTTTGCTCCAAGGACTTTATTTGCAAAG GTCACTTAGTGTCACACCAGCGCACGCACCAGGCTGCGGGCGAGGCGGCGGCCGGAGAGCAGCCCGCCGCGCCTGAACCCTGCGACAAGGACACGGCGGACCGCACGGAGCGCAAACACGACATCAG AGCAACAACTAACGAAAGCAGACCGACCGAAGAAGAGGTCGCCCAAAGTCAGCAAAATAATGCTGTTATGCAAATTACTAGCCAG GTTCGCGGCGGGACCAGTAGTGCGAGCGGTGTGTCGACGTTCCCGCACACCTCTAGCGCGCAGCACCACACCGGCGGCGTCGCGCACCATCCCGTTACTGTCAACTACTAG
- the LOC106717541 gene encoding zinc finger protein 271 isoform X5 → MNTEHHSINTGGGQPPGNSESQNQRVSSSQQQQQSSNNLPPTTSATDLRVNSAAVNVALSSVAKYWVFTNLFPGPIPQVSVYGLPPNARLENGKPVQELSQAHAGLLNGDPNLILGQHSGQPQLSVSGPSGQQIPVTQIIATQLQSGQPHESLGAHSQQQDHNTQQNAGNTSQGSVSTSQPSHQQGHHSQQQHTMQQQQQLMATNRDHANQQPVSEIQLTVSEDGIVTVVEPGGGKVVDKEEMHDSIKMPTDHTLTVHQLQQIVGHHQVIDSVVRIEQATGEPANILVTQNPDGTTSIETSASEQLIVKDEKNVAKIESTQFAIPADIKDIKGLDLKSVGSMGMEGAVVKISAGASEHDLHAMYKVNVEDLSHLLAYHEVFGKLNPEGQPQPKSSTLQPINEVDEAGTSAAIAESDTSPGHHSCDICGKIFQFRYQLIVHRRYHGESKPYTCQVCGTAFANAMELSRHGKCHLAGDPAERQTKRLTQDKPYACTTCHKAFSRKEHLDNHVRSHTGETPYRCQFCAKTFTRKEHMVNHVRKHTGETPHRCDICKKSFTRKEHFMNHVMWHTGETPHHCHICLKKYTRKEHLVNHMRSHTNDTPFRCELCGKSFTRKEHYTNHILWHTGETPHRCDFCSKTFTRKEHLLNHVRQHTGESPHRCSFCAKSFTRREHLVNHVRQHTGETPFQCGYCPKAFTRKDHLVNHVRQHTGESPHKCSYCTKTFTRKEHLTNHVRQHTGESPHRCTYCAKSFTRKEHLANHTRQHTGETPHKCTYCTRSFARKEHLTNHVRQHTGDMPHPCSYCNKRFTRKEHLVNHVRLHTGETPFKCTYCTKEFSRKEHLTNHVHQHTGETPHKCPFCTKTYSRKEHLTNHVRIHTGESPHRCEYCDKTFTRKEHLINHLKQHTGDTPHACKVCSKPFTRKEHLMTHMRAHNCGERPYSCGECGKSFPLKGNLLFHERSHQKGGGNRPFRCDVCSKDFICKGHLVSHQRTHQAAGEAAAGEQPAAPEPCDKDTADRTERKHDIRATTNESRPTEEEVAQSQQNNAVMQITSQVRGGTSSASGVSTFPHTSSAQHHTGGVAHHPVTVNY, encoded by the exons ATGAATACAGAACATCACAGTATCAATACGGGTGGTGGCCAACCTCCTGGTAACTCGGAG TCTCAAAATCAAAGAGTATCATCTtcccagcaacaacaacaatcAAGTAATAATCTGCCTCCCACTACTTCTGCTACCGACCTACGAGTTAATTCGGCAGCTGTTAACGTTGCTTTGTCCAGTGTCGCTAAGTATTGGGTGTTTACAAATCTTTTTCCCGGGCCAATACCTCAGGTTTCCGTGTATGGCCTGCCACCTAATGCTAGGCTTGAAAATGGAAAACCTGTGCAG GAACTAAGCCAAGCTCACGCAGGACTGCTGAATGGTGACCCTAACCTTATTCTCGGTCAGCACAGTGGGCAACCGCAGCTATCCGTATCAGGACCAAGTGGCCAACAAATACCTGTCACTCAAATCATTGCAACACAATTGCAATCTGGACAGCCACATg AATCATTGGGGGCGCACAGTCAACAGCAAGATCACAATACTCAGCAGAACGCTGGAAATACAAGCCAAGGCTCGGTTAGCACGAGCCAGCCCTCTCACCAGCAG GGTCATCATTCCCAACAACAACATACaatgcaacaacaacaacagctCATGGCAACCAATCGTGACCATGCAAATCAACAG CCAGTTAGTGAG ATACAGCTAACAGTTAGCGAAGATGGCATTGTCACTGTGGTGGAGCCAGGCGGAGGAAAAGTTGTGGACAAAGAGGAGATGCATGACTCGATCAAAATGCCCACAGACCACACGCTGACCGTTCATCAGCTGCAGCAGATTGTCGGACATCATCAg GTGATAGACAGCGTTGTTCGTATAGAACAAGCGACAGGTGAACCCGCTAATATACTTGTGACCCAAAACCCTGATGGGACCACATCTATAGAGACCAGCGCATCTGAACAGCTTATAGTGAAAGACGAGAAAAACGTTGCAAAAATTGAATCCACACAATTTGCAATACCCGCCGATATTAAGGACATCAAGGGACTTGACTTAAAG AGTGTGGGATCAATGGGTATGGAGGGAGCGGTTGTGAAAATATCAGCGGGCGCCTCAGAACACGACTTGCATGCAATGTATAAAGTTAATGTTGAGGACCTCTCACATCTGTTGGCTTACCATGAAGTTTTTGGTAAACTCAATCCCGAGGGCCAACCTCAACCTAAG TCATCAACGTTACAGCCTATAAACGAAGTGGACGAAGCGGGAACTAGCGCTGCCATAGCTGAATCTGATACATCCCCTGGACACCATTCCTGTGACATTTGTGGCAAGATATTCCAGTTCCGATACCAACTTATTGTCCACAG ACGTTATCACGGCGAGAGCAAACCTTATACATGTCAAGTTTGCGGCACCGCATTTGCTAATGCCATGGAACTTTCTAGACACGGAAAATGTCATCttg CTGGGGATCCCGCAGAGAGACAAACCAAACGGCTGACTCAAGACAAGCCATACGCCTGCACAACTTGCCACAAAGCGTTCTCACGTAAGGAGCACTTGGACAACCATGTACGAAGCCACACTGGAGAAACACCTTACAG ATGTCAGTTTTGTGCGAAGACATTCACTCGCAAGGAACACATGGTGAATCACGTGCGCAAGCACACGGGAGAGACGCCGCACCGCTGTGACATCTGCAAGAAGAGCTTCACTCGCAAGGAACACTTCATGAACCACGTCATGTGGCACACAG GTGAAACGCCGCATCATTGTCACATATGTTTGAAGAAGTATACTAGGAAGGAGCATTTAGTGAATCATATGCGATCTCACACGAATGATACACCGTTCCGATGTGAACTATGTGGCAAGTCCTTCACCAGAAAGGAACATTACACCAATCACATTCTGTGGCATACTG GCGAGACACCGCATCGTTGTGACTTCTGTTCAAAAACGTTCACCCGCAAGGAGCACTTATTGAACCACGTGCGGCAACACACGGGCGAGTCACCGCATCGCTGCAGCTTCTGCGCCAAGTCCTTCACGCGCCGCGAACACCTCGTCAACCATGTGCGCCAGCACACTGGAGAGACGCCTTTTCAGTGCGGCTACTGTCCCAAGGCATTCACCAGGAAAGATCACTTAG TGAACCACGTCCGTCAGCACACCGGAGAGTCTCCTCACAAATGTTCTTACTGCACGAAGACGTTCACCCGCAAGGAGCACCTCACGAACCACGTGCGACAGCACACGGGCGAGTCGCCTCACCGCTGTACTTACTGCGCCAAGTCCTTCACCAGGAAGGAGCACCTCGCCAACCACACCAG ACAGCATACGGGCGAAACTCCTCACAAGTGCACGTACTGCACGCGGTCGTTCGCGCGCAAGGAGCACCTCACGAACCACGTGCGCCAGCACACGGGCGACATGCCGCATCCCTGCTCCTACTGCAACAAGCGGTTCACGCGCAAGGAGCACCTCGTCAACCACGTGCG ATTGCATACGGGCGAGACTCCGTTCAAGTGCACGTATTGTACGAAGGAGTTCTCCCGCAAGGAGCACCTGACCAACCACGTGCACCAGCACACCGGGGAGACGCCTCACAAGTGCCCTTTCTGCACCAAGACATACTCCCGCAAGGAGCATTTGACCAACCACGTCAG AATCCACACCGGGGAGTCGCCGCACCGGTGCGAGTACTGCGACAAGACGTTCACGCGCAAGGAGCACCTCATCAACCATCTGAAGCAGCACACGGGCGACACGCCGCACGCCTGCAAGGTCTGCTCCAAGCCATTCACCAGGAAGGAGCATCTTATGACCCATATGAG AGCACACAACTGCGGCGAGAGACCGTACTCGTGTGGTGAGTGCGGCAAGTCCTTCCCCTTGAAAGGCAACCTGCTGTTCCACGAGCGGTCGCATCAAAAGGGCGGCGGTAACAGACCCTTCAGATGCGATGTTTGCTCCAAGGACTTTATTTGCAAAG GTCACTTAGTGTCACACCAGCGCACGCACCAGGCTGCGGGCGAGGCGGCGGCCGGAGAGCAGCCCGCCGCGCCTGAACCCTGCGACAAGGACACGGCGGACCGCACGGAGCGCAAACACGACATCAG AGCAACAACTAACGAAAGCAGACCGACCGAAGAAGAGGTCGCCCAAAGTCAGCAAAATAATGCTGTTATGCAAATTACTAGCCAG GTTCGCGGCGGGACCAGTAGTGCGAGCGGTGTGTCGACGTTCCCGCACACCTCTAGCGCGCAGCACCACACCGGCGGCGTCGCGCACCATCCCGTTACTGTCAACTACTAG
- the LOC106717541 gene encoding zinc finger protein 271 isoform X9 gives MNTEHHSINTGGGQPPGNSESQNQRVSSSQQQQQSSNNLPPTTSATDLRVNSAAVNVALSSVAKYWVFTNLFPGPIPQVSVYGLPPNARLENGKPVQELSQAHAGLLNGDPNLILGQHSGQPQLSVSGPSGQQIPVTQIIATQLQSGQPHESLGAHSQQQDHNTQQNAGNTSQGSVSTSQPSHQQVPNNRVDFIQHHNTDMGHHSQQQHTMQQQQQLMATNRDHANQQPVSEIQLTVSEDGIVTVVEPGGGKVVDKEEMHDSIKMPTDHTLTVHQLQQIVGHHQPINEVDEAGTSAAIAESDTSPGHHSCDICGKIFQFRYQLIVHRRYHGESKPYTCQVCGTAFANAMELSRHGKCHLAGDPAERQTKRLTQDKPYACTTCHKAFSRKEHLDNHVRSHTGETPYRCQFCAKTFTRKEHMVNHVRKHTGETPHRCDICKKSFTRKEHFMNHVMWHTGETPHHCHICLKKYTRKEHLVNHMRSHTNDTPFRCELCGKSFTRKEHYTNHILWHTGETPHRCDFCSKTFTRKEHLLNHVRQHTGESPHRCSFCAKSFTRREHLVNHVRQHTGETPFQCGYCPKAFTRKDHLVNHVRQHTGESPHKCSYCTKTFTRKEHLTNHVRQHTGESPHRCTYCAKSFTRKEHLANHTRQHTGETPHKCTYCTRSFARKEHLTNHVRQHTGDMPHPCSYCNKRFTRKEHLVNHVRLHTGETPFKCTYCTKEFSRKEHLTNHVHQHTGETPHKCPFCTKTYSRKEHLTNHVRIHTGESPHRCEYCDKTFTRKEHLINHLKQHTGDTPHACKVCSKPFTRKEHLMTHMRAHNCGERPYSCGECGKSFPLKGNLLFHERSHQKGGGNRPFRCDVCSKDFICKGHLVSHQRTHQAAGEAAAGEQPAAPEPCDKDTADRTERKHDIRATTNESRPTEEEVAQSQQNNAVMQITSQVRGGTSSASGVSTFPHTSSAQHHTGGVAHHPVTVNY, from the exons ATGAATACAGAACATCACAGTATCAATACGGGTGGTGGCCAACCTCCTGGTAACTCGGAG TCTCAAAATCAAAGAGTATCATCTtcccagcaacaacaacaatcAAGTAATAATCTGCCTCCCACTACTTCTGCTACCGACCTACGAGTTAATTCGGCAGCTGTTAACGTTGCTTTGTCCAGTGTCGCTAAGTATTGGGTGTTTACAAATCTTTTTCCCGGGCCAATACCTCAGGTTTCCGTGTATGGCCTGCCACCTAATGCTAGGCTTGAAAATGGAAAACCTGTGCAG GAACTAAGCCAAGCTCACGCAGGACTGCTGAATGGTGACCCTAACCTTATTCTCGGTCAGCACAGTGGGCAACCGCAGCTATCCGTATCAGGACCAAGTGGCCAACAAATACCTGTCACTCAAATCATTGCAACACAATTGCAATCTGGACAGCCACATg AATCATTGGGGGCGCACAGTCAACAGCAAGATCACAATACTCAGCAGAACGCTGGAAATACAAGCCAAGGCTCGGTTAGCACGAGCCAGCCCTCTCACCAGCAGGTACCCAATAATCGGGTCGACTTTATACAACACCATAACACTGATATG GGTCATCATTCCCAACAACAACATACaatgcaacaacaacaacagctCATGGCAACCAATCGTGACCATGCAAATCAACAG CCAGTTAGTGAG ATACAGCTAACAGTTAGCGAAGATGGCATTGTCACTGTGGTGGAGCCAGGCGGAGGAAAAGTTGTGGACAAAGAGGAGATGCATGACTCGATCAAAATGCCCACAGACCACACGCTGACCGTTCATCAGCTGCAGCAGATTGTCGGACATCATCAg CCTATAAACGAAGTGGACGAAGCGGGAACTAGCGCTGCCATAGCTGAATCTGATACATCCCCTGGACACCATTCCTGTGACATTTGTGGCAAGATATTCCAGTTCCGATACCAACTTATTGTCCACAG ACGTTATCACGGCGAGAGCAAACCTTATACATGTCAAGTTTGCGGCACCGCATTTGCTAATGCCATGGAACTTTCTAGACACGGAAAATGTCATCttg CTGGGGATCCCGCAGAGAGACAAACCAAACGGCTGACTCAAGACAAGCCATACGCCTGCACAACTTGCCACAAAGCGTTCTCACGTAAGGAGCACTTGGACAACCATGTACGAAGCCACACTGGAGAAACACCTTACAG ATGTCAGTTTTGTGCGAAGACATTCACTCGCAAGGAACACATGGTGAATCACGTGCGCAAGCACACGGGAGAGACGCCGCACCGCTGTGACATCTGCAAGAAGAGCTTCACTCGCAAGGAACACTTCATGAACCACGTCATGTGGCACACAG GTGAAACGCCGCATCATTGTCACATATGTTTGAAGAAGTATACTAGGAAGGAGCATTTAGTGAATCATATGCGATCTCACACGAATGATACACCGTTCCGATGTGAACTATGTGGCAAGTCCTTCACCAGAAAGGAACATTACACCAATCACATTCTGTGGCATACTG GCGAGACACCGCATCGTTGTGACTTCTGTTCAAAAACGTTCACCCGCAAGGAGCACTTATTGAACCACGTGCGGCAACACACGGGCGAGTCACCGCATCGCTGCAGCTTCTGCGCCAAGTCCTTCACGCGCCGCGAACACCTCGTCAACCATGTGCGCCAGCACACTGGAGAGACGCCTTTTCAGTGCGGCTACTGTCCCAAGGCATTCACCAGGAAAGATCACTTAG TGAACCACGTCCGTCAGCACACCGGAGAGTCTCCTCACAAATGTTCTTACTGCACGAAGACGTTCACCCGCAAGGAGCACCTCACGAACCACGTGCGACAGCACACGGGCGAGTCGCCTCACCGCTGTACTTACTGCGCCAAGTCCTTCACCAGGAAGGAGCACCTCGCCAACCACACCAG ACAGCATACGGGCGAAACTCCTCACAAGTGCACGTACTGCACGCGGTCGTTCGCGCGCAAGGAGCACCTCACGAACCACGTGCGCCAGCACACGGGCGACATGCCGCATCCCTGCTCCTACTGCAACAAGCGGTTCACGCGCAAGGAGCACCTCGTCAACCACGTGCG ATTGCATACGGGCGAGACTCCGTTCAAGTGCACGTATTGTACGAAGGAGTTCTCCCGCAAGGAGCACCTGACCAACCACGTGCACCAGCACACCGGGGAGACGCCTCACAAGTGCCCTTTCTGCACCAAGACATACTCCCGCAAGGAGCATTTGACCAACCACGTCAG AATCCACACCGGGGAGTCGCCGCACCGGTGCGAGTACTGCGACAAGACGTTCACGCGCAAGGAGCACCTCATCAACCATCTGAAGCAGCACACGGGCGACACGCCGCACGCCTGCAAGGTCTGCTCCAAGCCATTCACCAGGAAGGAGCATCTTATGACCCATATGAG AGCACACAACTGCGGCGAGAGACCGTACTCGTGTGGTGAGTGCGGCAAGTCCTTCCCCTTGAAAGGCAACCTGCTGTTCCACGAGCGGTCGCATCAAAAGGGCGGCGGTAACAGACCCTTCAGATGCGATGTTTGCTCCAAGGACTTTATTTGCAAAG GTCACTTAGTGTCACACCAGCGCACGCACCAGGCTGCGGGCGAGGCGGCGGCCGGAGAGCAGCCCGCCGCGCCTGAACCCTGCGACAAGGACACGGCGGACCGCACGGAGCGCAAACACGACATCAG AGCAACAACTAACGAAAGCAGACCGACCGAAGAAGAGGTCGCCCAAAGTCAGCAAAATAATGCTGTTATGCAAATTACTAGCCAG GTTCGCGGCGGGACCAGTAGTGCGAGCGGTGTGTCGACGTTCCCGCACACCTCTAGCGCGCAGCACCACACCGGCGGCGTCGCGCACCATCCCGTTACTGTCAACTACTAG